Proteins found in one Clostridium kluyveri DSM 555 genomic segment:
- a CDS encoding ComF family protein — translation MENGFVKSLRFLLECVLDLVYCGDEKCILCREELYKDKIICTTCKSNIKICKDSFDIKVHNKQCRCYSSAYYSGSMMELILKLKYKNSFRAGEVIAGYMKDTIFNNKIEFDIITYVPMTKKSIKKRGYNQSEYLARLLGKYVDKPVVSCLDKIKDTKDQIGLSKMNRWDNIQGSFKINNEHSIENKNILIIDDVLTTGATAFYCCSELIKAKVGKINILTGAKSKV, via the coding sequence ATGGAAAATGGGTTTGTTAAAAGTTTAAGATTTTTATTAGAGTGTGTACTGGATTTAGTGTATTGTGGAGATGAAAAGTGTATATTATGCAGAGAAGAACTATATAAGGATAAAATCATATGTACCACTTGTAAAAGTAATATAAAAATTTGTAAAGATAGCTTTGATATAAAAGTTCATAATAAACAGTGTAGATGTTATAGCAGTGCCTATTATTCGGGGAGTATGATGGAACTTATTTTAAAATTAAAATATAAGAATTCCTTTAGGGCAGGAGAAGTTATAGCAGGATACATGAAAGATACAATATTTAATAATAAAATTGAGTTTGATATTATAACTTATGTACCTATGACAAAGAAAAGTATTAAAAAAAGAGGGTACAATCAAAGTGAATATTTGGCAAGATTGCTGGGGAAATATGTGGATAAACCTGTTGTATCCTGCCTAGATAAAATAAAAGATACCAAAGATCAAATTGGATTGAGCAAAATGAATAGATGGGATAATATTCAAGGAAGTTTTAAGATTAATAATGAACATTCTATAGAAAATAAAAACATTTTAATAATAGACGATGTGTTAACTACTGGTGCTACGGCTTTTTATTGTTGTAGTGAACTTATTAAAGCTAAAGTGGGGAAAATTAATATATTGACTGGAGCTAAAAGTAAGGTATAA
- a CDS encoding ATP-dependent RecD-like DNA helicase, translating to MQELQGVVEDIIFQNKDNGYTVAKIKEKEDTITIVGCIPYIIEGQNLEVSGEWVVHPEFGHQFKVKLFKEIIPDTLVGIEKYLSSGIISGIGPVTAKKIVEKFGKDTLHILDNNIERLKEIEGIGSKKISLIEKSYCKQYEIRNIMIFMQTYGVTPNQCVKIYKKLGVNSINIVKENPYILTEEISGIGFKIADKIARGLGIEKDSPFRVQSGIKYLINKFCSRGNTYVPIDVLIRNGMSILGVSQKELEKNIYESSLNGKIKVEKYGDKICVFSMTYYYCELSVTKKILTLAFNKCKDIDLNIYEEIKNFEKANNIKFAFSQKEAIKGSVENSVEIITGGPGTGKTTIINCMIQLFEKSNLKVLMAAPTGRAAKRMSEATKREAKTIHRLLEIGVESDDEALFFSRGEESPLQCDVVIIDEASMIDIVMMNNLLKAISLKTRLIIVGDSEQLPSVGPGNVLRDLIDSRCIKVVRLKEIFRQSRESMIIVNAHKINLGEMPILNKKLKDFYFIKALEFSNILNLLVELANKRLPAFNGHWDKMKHIQILSPMRKGILGVSNLNRKLQEALNPKSNNKKEKYFRDMIFRVGDKVMQIKNNYTLKWTVISGEKEEKGMGIFNGDFGYIEDIDEEKDTVTVIFDEEKRVVYDSICLDELDLAYGITIHKSQGSEFPVIIVPMFMGPVLLMNRNLLYTAITRAKEMVVLVGDLRALTFMISNNKSFERYSLLKYRIMDIMESEVDVTLEQNEFR from the coding sequence ATGCAGGAATTACAGGGAGTTGTAGAAGATATAATATTTCAAAATAAGGATAATGGGTACACAGTGGCTAAGATAAAAGAGAAAGAAGATACAATAACTATAGTTGGATGTATACCTTATATAATAGAAGGACAAAATTTGGAGGTTTCAGGAGAGTGGGTAGTTCATCCTGAATTTGGCCATCAATTTAAAGTTAAACTGTTTAAAGAGATAATTCCAGATACCTTAGTTGGCATAGAAAAGTATCTGTCTTCAGGTATTATATCAGGCATAGGACCAGTTACTGCAAAAAAGATAGTAGAAAAGTTTGGGAAAGATACACTCCATATATTAGATAACAATATAGAAAGGTTAAAAGAAATAGAGGGCATAGGATCAAAAAAGATATCCTTAATAGAAAAATCTTATTGTAAGCAATATGAAATAAGAAATATAATGATATTTATGCAAACTTATGGAGTAACCCCTAATCAATGTGTAAAAATATACAAAAAGTTGGGAGTTAACTCAATAAATATAGTAAAAGAAAATCCCTATATTCTTACAGAAGAAATATCAGGAATAGGATTCAAAATAGCAGATAAAATAGCAAGAGGTCTTGGCATAGAAAAGGATTCTCCCTTTAGAGTACAAAGTGGTATAAAATATTTAATAAATAAATTTTGCAGCAGAGGAAATACTTATGTGCCCATAGACGTATTGATAAGAAATGGAATGAGTATACTTGGAGTGAGTCAAAAGGAACTGGAGAAAAATATATATGAAAGCTCCTTAAATGGAAAAATAAAGGTAGAAAAATACGGAGATAAGATTTGTGTATTCTCCATGACATATTATTATTGCGAATTAAGTGTAACTAAGAAGATATTGACATTAGCTTTTAATAAGTGTAAAGATATAGATTTAAATATATATGAGGAAATTAAAAATTTTGAAAAGGCCAATAACATAAAATTTGCTTTTTCACAAAAAGAAGCAATTAAAGGATCAGTAGAAAATAGTGTAGAAATAATAACAGGAGGGCCTGGAACAGGAAAGACTACTATTATTAATTGTATGATTCAGTTATTTGAAAAATCAAACTTGAAAGTCCTTATGGCGGCACCTACTGGAAGGGCTGCAAAGAGAATGTCAGAGGCAACTAAAAGAGAGGCGAAAACTATACATAGATTACTTGAAATAGGTGTAGAAAGTGATGATGAAGCATTATTTTTTTCTCGTGGAGAAGAATCTCCCCTTCAATGTGATGTGGTAATTATAGATGAAGCCTCTATGATAGATATAGTAATGATGAATAATTTATTAAAAGCTATTTCATTAAAAACTAGACTTATAATAGTAGGAGATTCAGAGCAGCTTCCTTCTGTAGGACCTGGAAATGTACTTAGAGATCTGATAGATAGCCGGTGCATTAAGGTAGTCAGATTAAAAGAAATATTTAGACAGTCAAGAGAGAGCATGATTATAGTAAATGCCCATAAAATAAATTTAGGAGAAATGCCGATCCTAAATAAAAAACTTAAAGATTTTTATTTTATAAAAGCCTTGGAATTCTCCAATATATTAAATCTTCTAGTAGAATTAGCAAATAAAAGATTACCTGCATTTAATGGACATTGGGATAAAATGAAACACATTCAAATACTATCTCCCATGAGAAAAGGAATTTTAGGAGTATCAAATTTAAATAGAAAACTTCAGGAAGCTTTAAATCCTAAAAGTAATAATAAAAAAGAAAAGTATTTTAGAGATATGATTTTTAGAGTTGGAGATAAGGTAATGCAAATTAAAAATAACTATACTTTAAAGTGGACAGTAATTTCAGGAGAAAAAGAGGAAAAAGGTATGGGCATTTTTAATGGAGATTTTGGATATATTGAAGATATTGATGAAGAGAAGGATACAGTAACTGTTATATTTGACGAAGAGAAAAGAGTTGTATATGACAGTATATGTTTAGATGAATTAGATTTAGCTTATGGAATAACTATACATAAAAGCCAGGGGAGTGAATTTCCAGTTATTATTGTTCCTATGTTTATGGGGCCGGTTTTACTTATGAATAGGAATTTACTATATACAGCTATAACTAGGGCAAAAGAGATGGTGGTACTTGTAGGAGATTTAAGAGCTTTAACCTTTATGATAAGTAATAATAAAAGTTTTGAGAGGTATTCCTTATTAAAATATAGAATAATGGATATAATGGAGAGTGAAGTGGATGTTACTTTGGAACAAAATGAGTTTCGCTGA
- a CDS encoding nitrogenase component 1: MQCAECQSPIISSILSTIKDSVVIIHSPLGCASSFVDFNLKFKMGLKKRGLPIKNAKLISSNITEMDVILGIDEKLQKAINKAIKTLNPKVIFITASCGSGTTALDIQNVIDSIQDNYLIPLITVTCELYNSKTWGSGFNSKKAGGFNKLIKGIHKEEKFYNVINFSGNDDIKEILNKIPVKWNHISCYTDYECLEKMGSAQGTLLISADRFSKYIANWLKEEFDIPYINKILPYGIEPTKMFFHQINSWFGEEISCDEIVSCEEKKYLNMLNEIENKLHNIRCLPIIMGHGYEKNILIMLKELNIEIIDYDSDYEMLFDNSTIPFFKKDMNGSLYGLDGVKLSFNQAYVLINSISHINPDLLIVKHYSLRSWGARMGISTLWIENELEFYGYKGMLKFAQKLLDLINNRNFVENIKKHATLPYQKCWMKENLLKKV; the protein is encoded by the coding sequence ATGCAATGTGCAGAATGTCAGTCACCTATTATTTCAAGTATTCTTTCTACAATAAAAGATAGTGTAGTAATTATTCACTCGCCTTTGGGATGTGCATCGTCATTTGTGGATTTTAATCTTAAATTTAAAATGGGATTAAAAAAACGCGGCTTACCTATTAAAAATGCAAAATTAATTAGCAGCAATATCACAGAGATGGATGTAATTCTGGGAATTGACGAAAAACTGCAGAAGGCAATAAACAAAGCAATAAAAACTTTAAATCCCAAAGTTATTTTTATTACCGCCAGTTGTGGTTCAGGAACAACGGCACTAGATATACAAAATGTTATTGATTCTATCCAGGATAATTATTTAATTCCTTTAATCACAGTCACCTGCGAACTTTACAATTCTAAAACATGGGGTTCTGGATTTAACTCCAAAAAAGCTGGGGGCTTCAATAAACTTATAAAAGGTATCCATAAAGAGGAAAAATTTTATAATGTTATTAATTTTAGTGGTAATGATGATATAAAAGAAATACTTAATAAAATACCTGTTAAGTGGAATCATATATCTTGCTATACAGATTATGAGTGTTTAGAAAAAATGGGAAGTGCACAGGGTACTCTATTAATTTCTGCTGACCGTTTCAGCAAATATATTGCAAATTGGCTAAAAGAAGAATTTGATATCCCATATATTAATAAAATTTTACCTTATGGCATAGAGCCTACAAAAATGTTTTTCCACCAAATTAATAGTTGGTTTGGAGAAGAAATTTCATGTGATGAGATAGTTTCATGTGAAGAAAAAAAATACTTAAACATGTTAAATGAGATTGAAAACAAACTTCATAATATACGATGTTTGCCAATAATAATGGGACATGGATATGAAAAAAATATATTGATTATGTTGAAGGAATTAAACATAGAAATTATAGATTATGATAGTGATTATGAAATGCTTTTTGATAATAGTACTATACCATTTTTCAAAAAGGACATGAATGGAAGTCTCTATGGCCTAGATGGCGTAAAGCTTTCATTTAATCAGGCCTATGTATTAATCAATTCTATTAGCCATATAAATCCAGATTTATTAATTGTAAAACATTATAGTTTAAGATCCTGGGGTGCTAGAATGGGCATATCAACATTATGGATTGAAAATGAGTTGGAGTTTTATGGCTACAAAGGAATGTTAAAATTTGCACAAAAATTATTAGACTTAATCAATAACAGAAATTTTGTAGAAAATATTAAGAAACACGCAACATTGCCGTATCAAAAATGCTGGATGAAAGAAAATCTATTAAAAAAGGTGTAG
- a CDS encoding nitrogenase component 1 codes for MNNVILQPRNFCELGALHSVLGINKAIPIVHSGSGCCLRLYQGISFCNGYQGMMYGGGSFVPNDNIHREDFIYGGENRIRKLIQSTISIVEADLYVVLTGCNVQLAGDNTKAVVNEFKLKGVPIVYVDTAGFKGSAYSGHELVINSIIEQFVIKKLTVKKRQINLWTSPPYLDPFWSGNIETLKNMLEQIGFSINVLFGLSSSVNCWSEIPSAEFNILISAWTGLKTMELLKKHFGTPYFHYPIFPIGAHECSEFLREVANFCKLDMNLVNQFIEKKESMFYYYMERLTEMLTCYDSTFPQRFFTIGESTYVSGITRFLVKELSMIPGCQYIVDNPPYKYRNEIENSCKSLPSEISLPVTFINDGEEIIKSIKEKTEDLIPLIIGSSWDSIIASKLKGYFISMSPPISDRLILNKSYVGYEGGLAFIEDIFSCILRGL; via the coding sequence ATGAATAATGTCATATTACAACCTAGGAATTTTTGTGAACTTGGTGCGCTACATAGTGTATTAGGTATTAATAAAGCAATCCCTATTGTACATTCTGGTTCTGGCTGTTGTTTGAGATTATATCAGGGAATAAGCTTTTGTAATGGCTACCAAGGCATGATGTACGGAGGAGGAAGTTTTGTTCCCAATGATAACATCCATAGAGAAGACTTTATATATGGAGGAGAAAATCGGATAAGAAAATTAATCCAAAGTACTATAAGCATTGTAGAAGCTGATTTATATGTGGTACTTACAGGATGTAATGTACAGTTAGCGGGAGATAATACAAAAGCTGTAGTTAATGAATTCAAATTAAAAGGAGTACCTATAGTATATGTGGACACTGCAGGCTTTAAAGGAAGTGCTTACTCTGGACATGAGCTAGTAATAAATTCTATTATAGAACAATTTGTTATAAAAAAATTAACTGTTAAGAAAAGACAAATAAATCTTTGGACATCTCCCCCTTATTTAGATCCTTTTTGGAGTGGAAATATAGAAACTTTAAAAAACATGTTAGAGCAGATTGGTTTTTCTATAAATGTATTATTTGGCCTTTCTTCAAGTGTAAACTGTTGGAGTGAAATTCCTTCTGCTGAGTTCAATATATTGATATCTGCCTGGACAGGATTAAAAACAATGGAACTTTTGAAGAAGCACTTTGGAACACCTTATTTTCATTATCCAATATTTCCGATAGGAGCACACGAATGTAGTGAATTTTTAAGAGAAGTTGCAAATTTTTGTAAATTAGATATGAATTTGGTGAACCAGTTTATAGAAAAAAAGGAGTCAATGTTTTATTACTATATGGAAAGATTAACTGAAATGTTAACTTGTTATGACAGTACCTTCCCACAACGTTTCTTTACTATTGGAGAGTCTACATATGTATCTGGAATTACCAGATTTTTAGTAAAAGAATTGAGTATGATACCAGGATGCCAATATATAGTAGATAATCCCCCTTATAAATACAGAAATGAGATAGAAAACAGTTGCAAAAGTTTACCTAGTGAAATATCTTTACCAGTTACCTTTATAAATGATGGAGAAGAAATTATTAAAAGTATTAAGGAAAAAACTGAAGATTTAATTCCTTTAATTATAGGCAGCAGCTGGGATTCAATAATTGCTTCTAAGCTGAAAGGATATTTTATTTCTATGAGTCCTCCTATTTCAGATAGGTTGATACTCAATAAAAGTTATGTTGGATATGAAGGAGGACTAGCTTTTATAGAAGATATTTTTTCCTGCATATTAAGAGGATTATAA
- a CDS encoding ABC transporter substrate-binding protein, whose product MKKTNSKILILFTVITVMLMSIISTGCGNEKNSTSTKQENSTSSTRKIVDGTGKTVTIPYEVTRIAASGALNQIVLILGGADKLVATAQVVQTGFFPKVYPRITEIPAAYTGSGPGTLNMETLLKANPQVVFGTFTQTEQERLQKANIAFLGLKLETPEDIKNTITMVGKVLGESGEEKAKKFNEYYDNNIKYVSEKTKSSEKVKVFVASGTPKGSLTTNGPNDINTSYIEAAGGINIAAENISKESSTSNEGTSVDFEFLYKNQPDVIIATSKNTYDYIMDTSSSNQWQSLTAVKNKQVYLNPKGVYLWSVRSAEGALQPLWLAKNLHPDLFNDLDIKQKVKEFYKNYYYYDLSDNNLEDILNPKK is encoded by the coding sequence ATGAAAAAAACAAATTCAAAAATTCTAATTTTATTTACAGTAATTACAGTTATGCTCATGTCAATTATTAGTACAGGCTGTGGAAATGAAAAAAATAGTACATCCACCAAACAAGAAAATTCAACATCCTCAACCAGAAAAATAGTTGATGGTACTGGTAAAACAGTCACAATACCCTATGAGGTTACTAGAATAGCTGCATCTGGAGCTTTAAATCAGATAGTTTTAATACTTGGTGGAGCAGATAAATTGGTGGCAACGGCCCAAGTGGTTCAAACAGGTTTTTTTCCTAAAGTTTATCCTAGAATAACAGAAATTCCCGCTGCCTACACAGGTTCAGGCCCTGGAACTTTAAACATGGAGACTTTACTTAAAGCAAATCCACAAGTAGTTTTTGGTACATTTACTCAAACTGAACAAGAAAGACTACAAAAAGCTAACATAGCTTTTCTAGGACTAAAATTAGAAACTCCTGAAGATATAAAAAATACTATTACTATGGTTGGAAAAGTACTTGGAGAAAGCGGTGAAGAGAAAGCTAAAAAATTTAATGAATACTATGATAATAATATAAAATATGTTAGTGAAAAAACTAAGTCTAGTGAAAAAGTTAAAGTATTTGTTGCCAGCGGTACCCCAAAAGGGTCACTTACCACAAATGGTCCTAATGATATAAATACTTCCTACATAGAAGCTGCTGGAGGTATAAATATAGCCGCAGAAAATATTTCTAAAGAATCTAGTACTAGCAATGAAGGTACTAGTGTTGATTTTGAGTTTCTATACAAAAATCAGCCAGATGTGATTATAGCCACAAGTAAAAACACTTATGATTATATCATGGACACAAGCAGTTCAAATCAGTGGCAATCTCTAACAGCTGTAAAAAATAAACAAGTTTATCTTAATCCTAAAGGAGTATATTTATGGTCTGTAAGAAGTGCAGAAGGTGCATTACAACCCTTATGGCTAGCCAAAAATCTCCATCCTGACTTATTTAATGATTTAGATATTAAACAAAAAGTAAAAGAATTTTACAAAAATTATTATTATTATGATCTATCAGATAACAACCTAGAGGATATATTAAATCCAAAAAAATAA
- the metK gene encoding methionine adenosyltransferase has protein sequence MRKLFTSESVTEGHPDKMCDQISDAILDAILEQDPQGRVACETATTTGMVLVMGEISTNCYIDIPKIVRKTIREIGYTRAKYGFDCDTCAVLSSIDEQSLDIAMGVNESLEAKVGKMEKVDAIGAGDQGMMFGFATNETPEYMPMPINLAHKLSKRLSQVRKEGTLDYLRPDGKTQVTIEYEENKPVRVDTIVVSTQHDEFVTKEQIERDIIKNVIEPVVPPEFLDSNTKYFINPTGRFVVGGPQGDSGLTGRKIIVDTYGGYGRHGGGAFSGKDPTKVDRSAAYAARWVAKNLVAAGVADKLEIQIAYAIGVAEPVSINVDTFGTEKISEKKIVDIVNKVFDLRPAVIIRELELRRPIYRQAAAYGHFGRTDIDLPWEKLNKVNDIKNYL, from the coding sequence ATGAGAAAGCTGTTTACATCTGAATCAGTTACGGAAGGACATCCTGATAAAATGTGCGATCAAATTTCAGATGCTATCTTAGATGCTATTTTGGAACAGGATCCTCAGGGGAGAGTGGCATGTGAGACTGCAACTACTACAGGTATGGTTTTGGTTATGGGGGAAATATCTACTAATTGTTATATTGATATCCCTAAAATAGTTAGAAAAACCATAAGGGAAATAGGATATACTAGGGCTAAATATGGATTTGATTGTGACACTTGTGCAGTACTTAGTTCAATTGATGAACAATCCTTAGATATAGCTATGGGAGTTAATGAATCTTTAGAAGCTAAAGTAGGCAAGATGGAAAAGGTGGATGCTATAGGGGCTGGAGATCAGGGTATGATGTTCGGATTTGCAACAAATGAAACTCCAGAGTATATGCCTATGCCCATAAACTTGGCTCATAAGCTTTCAAAGAGATTATCACAAGTTAGAAAAGAAGGTACATTGGATTATTTAAGACCTGATGGAAAGACACAGGTTACTATAGAATATGAGGAGAATAAGCCAGTTAGAGTAGACACAATAGTGGTGTCTACCCAACATGACGAATTTGTCACCAAAGAACAAATTGAAAGAGATATAATAAAAAATGTTATAGAACCTGTTGTTCCACCGGAATTTTTAGACTCTAATACTAAATATTTTATAAATCCAACAGGAAGATTTGTAGTTGGAGGTCCGCAAGGAGACTCTGGGCTTACAGGAAGAAAAATAATAGTTGATACCTATGGTGGTTACGGAAGACACGGTGGAGGAGCATTTTCCGGAAAGGATCCTACTAAGGTTGATAGATCTGCTGCTTATGCTGCTAGATGGGTAGCTAAAAATTTAGTTGCTGCAGGAGTTGCTGATAAGTTGGAAATACAGATTGCTTATGCTATAGGCGTAGCAGAACCTGTTTCAATAAATGTGGATACCTTTGGCACTGAAAAGATATCTGAGAAGAAGATAGTTGATATAGTAAATAAGGTGTTTGATTTAAGGCCAGCAGTAATAATAAGAGAATTAGAGCTAAGAAGACCTATATACAGACAGGCCGCAGCTTATGGACACTTTGGAAGAACTGATATAGACTTACCTTGGGAAAAATTAAATAAGGTTAATGATATAAAGAATTATCTTTAA
- the yyaC gene encoding spore protease YyaC, whose protein sequence is MNRVKVNYKNPLSYHELAYFLKNYIDKDSVIVCIGTDRYIGDCLGPLVGTLLKCKHFPLPTYGTISDPIHALNIEDKLKQIKLLHPYSTIIGIDACLGNLEAIGEIQVRDFPVHPGKGVGKSLPNVGDLSIIGIVDSNENENLFNNSNNIRLNLILNMAEVILYSLIHSYYLYYNNILS, encoded by the coding sequence TTGAATAGAGTAAAAGTCAATTATAAAAATCCTTTGTCCTATCATGAACTTGCCTATTTTCTAAAGAATTATATTGATAAAGATAGTGTTATTGTATGTATTGGTACCGATAGATATATAGGAGACTGTTTAGGTCCTTTAGTAGGCACTCTACTAAAGTGCAAACACTTTCCTCTGCCTACTTATGGTACAATTTCAGATCCTATACATGCTTTAAACATAGAAGATAAATTAAAACAAATAAAATTACTTCATCCCTATAGTACTATTATAGGGATAGATGCTTGTTTAGGAAACTTAGAAGCCATAGGGGAAATTCAAGTAAGGGATTTCCCTGTACATCCCGGTAAAGGCGTAGGAAAATCTCTTCCAAATGTAGGGGATCTCTCAATAATAGGCATAGTTGATTCAAATGAAAATGAAAATCTTTTTAATAATTCTAATAATATACGTCTCAATTTAATTTTAAATATGGCTGAAGTAATACTTTATTCATTAATTCATTCATATTATTTATATTATAACAATATATTATCTTAA
- a CDS encoding rod shape-determining protein — protein sequence MFFNIGTDMGIDLGTATVLVYIKGKGVILKEPSVVAIDKIKNKVLAVGEEAWQMIGRTPGNIVAIRPLREGVISDYDVTEKMLKYFISKACGKKRMSAPRIVVCVPCESTEVEKRAVIDAAKNAGAKKVFLIEEPLAAAIGAGIDITKASGNMVIDIGGGTTDVAVISLGGIVVRSSIKIAGDKFDEAIMKYIRKEHKLMIGERTSEDLKINIGSAFDREEEVTMEIRGRDLITGLPKNITVSSEEMRIALKEIVNSIADTTHAVLEKTPPELAADIAEKGIFMTGGGALLNGLSDLIREVTKVPVYVAEDPISCVALGTGKVLEYLDKMEVFFTGDDITLID from the coding sequence ATGTTTTTTAATATAGGAACTGATATGGGTATAGATTTGGGAACAGCTACAGTACTTGTTTATATTAAAGGGAAAGGGGTAATTTTAAAAGAACCTTCAGTTGTTGCTATAGATAAGATTAAAAATAAAGTACTTGCTGTGGGAGAAGAAGCATGGCAGATGATAGGGAGGACACCAGGAAATATTGTGGCTATTCGTCCGCTGAGGGAAGGAGTTATATCTGATTATGATGTAACAGAAAAGATGTTAAAATATTTTATAAGTAAGGCTTGTGGGAAAAAAAGAATGTCGGCACCTAGAATAGTAGTATGTGTCCCTTGTGAATCTACTGAAGTCGAAAAGAGAGCTGTAATTGATGCGGCTAAAAATGCAGGTGCAAAAAAGGTATTCTTGATTGAAGAACCTTTAGCTGCAGCTATAGGAGCAGGAATTGATATAACTAAAGCTAGTGGTAATATGGTAATAGATATAGGTGGAGGAACTACGGATGTAGCAGTGATTTCTCTAGGAGGAATAGTTGTAAGGTCTTCTATAAAAATAGCAGGAGATAAATTTGATGAGGCTATAATGAAATATATCAGAAAAGAACATAAATTGATGATTGGGGAAAGAACTTCAGAAGATTTAAAAATAAATATAGGTTCTGCCTTTGACAGGGAAGAGGAAGTGACTATGGAAATAAGAGGGAGAGATTTGATTACAGGACTTCCTAAAAACATAACAGTATCTTCAGAGGAAATGAGAATAGCTTTAAAGGAAATTGTAAATTCCATAGCTGATACAACTCATGCAGTATTAGAAAAGACTCCACCAGAATTAGCAGCAGATATAGCTGAAAAAGGTATTTTTATGACTGGTGGAGGAGCATTACTAAATGGACTAAGTGATTTAATAAGGGAAGTTACAAAAGTACCCGTTTATGTGGCTGAAGACCCTATATCCTGTGTGGCTTTAGGTACAGGCAAAGTTCTTGAATATTTAGATAAGATGGAAGTTTTTTTTACCGGTGATGATATAACATTAATAGATTAA
- the spoIIID gene encoding sporulation transcriptional regulator SpoIIID has translation MKDYIEERVLEVAKYIIGSKATIRKTAKVFGVSKSTIHKDMTERLPKINPQIAQEAKNILDYNKAERHIRGGKATKMKYKAIEG, from the coding sequence TTGAAAGATTACATTGAAGAAAGGGTTTTAGAAGTTGCCAAATATATAATAGGTTCTAAAGCTACTATCAGAAAAACCGCTAAGGTTTTTGGAGTAAGTAAAAGTACCATACACAAGGATATGACGGAAAGGTTACCAAAGATAAATCCGCAAATTGCCCAGGAAGCTAAGAATATATTGGATTATAATAAGGCAGAAAGGCATATAAGAGGTGGAAAAGCTACGAAGATGAAATATAAGGCTATTGAAGGGTAA
- a CDS encoding M23 family metallopeptidase, which yields MDRKIFSRAFNFLKKEGFYIILFICLCVVATVAIITARNNKNQSAELQKSVSLQQKQTKETAQTDEKPSSSYDNALQVKKSEKTNTSEKTNTNQSEETSKSVSSSISTSFQKPVEGNIARAYSADPVYWDSTGTYRPNLGYDIQTKLGKPVFAAMDGKVEEVNKATQDGVEVIIDHQNGLKTVYSNLDDNVEVSVGQTLKKGTAIGIVGRSTLRAAYEKYGDHLHFAILKGSEFVDPAKYIKY from the coding sequence ATGGACAGAAAAATTTTTAGTAGAGCATTTAACTTTTTAAAGAAGGAGGGTTTTTATATAATCCTATTCATTTGTCTTTGTGTTGTGGCAACAGTTGCAATAATAACTGCTAGAAATAATAAGAATCAAAGTGCCGAGTTGCAAAAAAGTGTAAGTTTACAACAAAAGCAGACCAAAGAAACAGCCCAAACAGATGAAAAGCCTTCTTCCAGTTATGATAATGCTCTCCAGGTAAAAAAGAGTGAAAAAACAAATACTAGCGAAAAAACAAATACTAATCAATCCGAAGAAACTTCAAAAAGTGTATCTAGTTCAATTAGTACTTCTTTTCAAAAGCCAGTGGAAGGAAATATTGCAAGAGCATATTCTGCGGATCCTGTATATTGGGATTCTACAGGTACCTATAGACCAAATTTAGGGTACGATATACAAACAAAGTTGGGAAAACCTGTATTTGCGGCTATGGATGGAAAAGTAGAAGAAGTGAATAAAGCAACCCAAGATGGAGTGGAAGTTATTATAGATCATCAAAATGGGTTAAAGACTGTGTATTCTAACCTAGATGATAATGTTGAAGTTAGTGTAGGGCAAACATTGAAAAAGGGAACTGCTATAGGAATAGTAGGAAGAAGTACATTGAGAGCAGCCTATGAAAAATATGGAGATCATCTGCATTTTGCAATTTTAAAAGGCAGTGAGTTTGTAGATCCCGCTAAATATATAAAATACTAG